A region of Lycium barbarum isolate Lr01 chromosome 3, ASM1917538v2, whole genome shotgun sequence DNA encodes the following proteins:
- the LOC132630270 gene encoding UNC93-like protein 3: MDTDEERPLVENSKNQEPIVNNERDVHILSCAFLLIFLAYGAAQNLESTINTEGNLGTTSLGILYLSFMVCSIFASLVVRKLGSKNALILGSTGYWLFVAANLMPNWYTMVPASLYLGFAASIIWVGQGTYLTSTARSHANDHSLNEAVIIGKFNGVFWMMFALHQFVGNLITLALMRDEEGGSTSGTTLLFLVFVCTITLGAVLMCFLSKRTGKEEARQQDSSASFVSSVATLLKSIMTLLQDIRMLLIIPLIAYSGLQQAFVWAEFTKYIVKPIMGESGVGGAMAIYGVFDAICSLVAGNFTFGLSSISIIVSGGALVQGAVLVWILLTHSATGGVLGILYPLLIAALWGIGDGVLNTQLSALLGILFKDDLEGAFAQLKLWQSFAIALVFFLGPYISLQTMLVIMFVVLCLSVVGFLLLTLKIEKAFSYRAA, from the exons atgGATACTGATGAGGAAAGACCCCTTGTTGAAAATTCCAAGAATCAAGAAccaattgtgaataatgaaagaGATGTTCATATTTTAAGCTGTGCTTTTTTATTGATTTTCTTGGCTTATGGGGCTGCTCAGAATCTTGAAAGTACTATTAATACG GAAGGAAATTTAGGGACTACATCACTTGGGATATTGTATTTGTCATTTATGGTTTGCTCAATATTTGCTTCATTGGTGGTAAGGAAACTTGGGTCAAAGAATGCTTTGATTCTTGGAAGTACTGGATATTGGTTATTTGTAGCTGCCAATTTGATGCCCAATTG GTATACCATGGTCCCAGCTTCTTTATACCTAGGTTTTGCTGCTTCTATAATATGGGTTGGGCAG GGGACATATCTTACTTCCACAGCACGGAGTCATGCAAATGATCATAGCTTAAATGAAGCAGTAATAATTGGTAAATTCAATGGTGTATTCTGGATGATGTTTGCACTTCATCAG TTTGTCGGAAATCTTATCACTCTTGCTTTGATGAGAGACGAAGAG GGAGGAAGCACTAGCGGCACAACTTTACTTTTCTTAGTTTTTGTGTGTACCATAACCCTTGGTGCCGTTCTAATGTGCTTCTTAAGTAAGAGAACTGGTAAAGAGGAGGCAAGACAACAAGACTCCTCCGCTAGTTTTGTTTCTTCTGTGGCAACTTTGTTAAAGTCTATCATGACCCTTTTACAAGACATAAGAATGCTCTTGATCATCCCTCTTATTGCATATTCAGGCTTACAACAAGCATTTGTATG GGCTGAATTCACAAAGTATATCGTTAAGCCTATAATGGGTGAGAGTGGTGTTGGCGGTGCAATGGCCATATATGGGGTTTTTGATGCAATT TGTTCTCTAGTGGCTGGGAATTTTACCTTTGGTCTCTCATCTATCTCGATAATTGTCTCCGGTGGAGCTTTAGTTCAGGGTGCTGTATTGGTATGGATTCTACTGACTCACAG tGCAACTGGTGGAGTCCTCGGCATACTATATCCACTTCTGATTGCAGCCTTGTGGGGCATAGGCGATGGAGTCCTGAATACCCAGCTAAGTGCATTGCTCGGGATACTCTTCAAGGATGATCTG GAAGGAGCATTTGCCCAGCTTAAGCTTTGGCAGAGCTTTGCAATTGCCTTAGTCTTTTTCCTCGGCCCCTACATTTCATTGCAGACAATGCTAGTGATTATGTTCGTTGTCCTTTGCTTGTCGGTGGTTGGATTTCTTCTCCTGACTCTGAAGATAGAAAAAGCATTCTCGTATCGAGCTGCCTAA
- the LOC132633722 gene encoding uncharacterized protein LOC132633722, with product MSFTFWMNSILERLSLRLPLLFYAATWTTLLTIIVAVASFSPEFAFVSAITPSSSFSQACHNHGKGSVRIPLDLPLEVFCFPTEVFKRSKLDLLVPPIFAAAIVAVSAYAVKALALWEVDDHEQNQF from the coding sequence ATGAGCTTCACTTTCTGGATGAACTCAATTCTTGAAAGGCTTTCTTTGAGGCTACCATTGCTATTCTATGCAGCAACATGGACAACCCTTTTAACAATAATAGTAGCAGTGGCTTCATTTTCACCGGAATTTGCCTTTGTATCGGCGATAACACCGTCTTCTTCCTTCTCTCAGGCTTGTCATAATCATGGAAAAGGATCTGTGAGAATTCCATTGGATCTTCCATTAGAGGTTTTTTGTTTCCCTACTGAGGTGTTTAAAAGGTCTAAACTGGATTTGCTTGTTCCTCCTATTTTTGCGGCAGCTATTGTGGCTGTTTCTGCTTATGCTGTTAAAGCTTTGGCTTTGTGGGAGGTTGATGATCATGAACAAAATcaattttga
- the LOC132630272 gene encoding DNA-directed RNA polymerases II, IV and V subunit 6A-like: MADEDYDMDGGYVDEPLDPEPDEGAEIEEDNANPEEIPDPLLGEAEEKTEQEPVERPRKTSKFMTKYERARILGTRALQISMNAPVMVELEGETDPLEIAMKELRERKIPFTIRRYLPDGSYEDWGVDELIVEDSWKRQVGGT; encoded by the exons ATGGCGGACGAAGACTATGATATGGACGGAGG ATACGTGGACGAGCCATTGGATCCTGAGCCTGAT GAAGGAGCAGAGATTGAAGAAGATAATGCTAACCCTGAGGAGATACCAGACCCCCTATTGGGTGAAGCTGAGGAAAAAACCGAGCAAGAGCCTGTGGAACGACCTCGGAAAACATCAAAGTTTATGACAAAATATGAACGTGCAAGAATCCTGGGAACCCGTGCTCTCCAGATCAG CATGAATGCTCCTGTGATGGTTGAGTTGGAGGGGGAGACTGACCCACTTGAG attgcAATGAAAGAGCTCCGAGAGAGGAAGATACCATTCACAATTCGTCGTTACTTGCCTGATGGAAG TTATGAAGATTGGGGAGTCGATGAATTGATTGTTGAGGATTCATGGAAGAGACAAGTCGGAGGAACTTAA